Proteins from a genomic interval of Medicago truncatula cultivar Jemalong A17 chromosome 3, MtrunA17r5.0-ANR, whole genome shotgun sequence:
- the LOC11418557 gene encoding disease resistance protein RPM1, whose translation MAEMAVSFAIDQLLPLLTEEVNLLKGVHKEFGDIKDELESIQAFLKDADRRAAADGENNSEGVKTWVKQLREAAFCIEDIIDEYMIHVGQKPHGHGCVALLHNISHLLRTMTSRHRIAAEIQDIKSSVRGIKERSDRYSFQRSFEQGSSRSRGSWNDKWHDPRLASLYIEEADVVGFDKQRDILIDWMIKGRAERTVVSVVGMGGQGKTTLAKKAFDSKDVVGHFDCRVWITVSQAYDVEGLLKDMLLKFYKQKGEDPPMGIFQMDRGSLMDEIRNYLRRKRYVIVFDDVWSLHFWDDIEFAGIDSKNGSRIFITTRIIDVVVSCKKSSFIEVLELQCLTHEQSLELFNKKAFKFDYDGCCPKELNGISNEIVKKCNGLPLAIVAIGGLLSTREKNVFEWKRFRENLNLELKRNTHLIGINEILSLSYDDLPYYLKSCLLYFGVYPEDFEIRPKRVIRQWIAEGFVKEEKGKTMEEVAEGYLTELIHRSLVQVSSLRIDGKAKGCRVHDLIRDMILEKDEDFNFCKHISDDGQRSLSGIVRRLSLTAIDNVFMECIDGSHVRSLFCFGNKISFPFYRGIPTKYRLLKVLDFEGFVMIPKNLGNFIHLKYLSFSLSDLLVKFPKSIVMLQNLESLVLKDAYNLVLPKEISKLRKLRHLIGQTLSLIELKDGIGEMNSLQTLRNVYLDLDDGAAEVIKALGKLKQIRELGLLNVPKEYGSILSFSINEMQHLETLNVGSSVDFIDLSLISKPSMLRKLTLHVWLEKFPQWMSDLQNLSVLKLFYPDSTKDPLQSLKNLQHLLMLSLDLSKYEGLGLHFHDGEFQKLKELEVRGCIELKEIIIDKGSMPSLKKLKLVQPLNLKNIPTGIEHLEKLEDLYIWGVEVEFVQRIPTEDWNWIMEHVALVKIYSRVWEEIQNSRS comes from the coding sequence ATGGCAGAAATGGCTGTGTCTTTTGCTATTGACCAACTTCTTCCGTTGTTGACAGAAGAAGTCAATCTTCTCAAAGGTGTTCACAAGGAATTTGGAGACATTAAAGATGAACTTGAAAGCATCCAAGCCTTCCTTAAGGATGCTGATAGAAGAGCTGCAGCTGATGGAGAGAACAATAGTGAAGGAGTTAAAACTTGGGTGAAGCAGCTTAGGGAAGCAGCTTTTTGCATAGAAGATATCATTGATGAATATATGATCCATGTAGGACAGAAGCCTCATGGTCATGGATGTGTAGCTTTACTTCATAATATTTCTCACTTACTCAGAACCATGACCTCTCGCCATCGAATAGCAGCTGAGATTCAAGACATTAAGTCATCTGTTCGTGGGATCAAGGAAAGAAGTGATAGATATAGTTTCCAACGTTCTTTTGAACAAGGATCAAGCAGATCCAGGGGAAGCTGGAATGACAAATGGCACGACCCTCGACTGGCTTCTCTTTACATTGAAGAAGCTGACGTTGTGGGCTTTGACAAACAAAGGGacattttgattgattggaTGATAAAGGGAAGGGCAGAGCGCACTGTTGTTTCTGTGGTAGGAATGGGAGGGCAAGGAAAAACCACTCTAGCTAAGAAAGCTTTTGACAGCAAGGATGTCGTTGGACACTTTGATTGTCGTGTATGGATCACAGTGTCTCAAGCATATGATGTTGAAGGGTTGTTGAAGGACATGTTGCTCAAGTTTTACAAACAAAAAGGAGAGGATCCTCCTATGGGTATTTTTCAAATGGATCGAGGGTCATTGATGGATGAAATTAGAAACTACTTGCGAAGAAAGAGGTACGTTATCGTGTTTGATGATGTTTGGAGTCTACATTTTTGGGATGATATCGAATTTGCTGGAATTGATAGTAAAAATGGAAGTAGGATATTTATAACAACAAGGATAATTGATGTTGTGGTGTCTTGTAAAAAATCTTCTTTCATTGAAGTTCTTGAGTTGCAATGTTTAACTCATGAACAATCTTTGGAGTTGTTCAATAAGAAGGCATTCAAATTTGACTATGATGGGTGTTGTCCAAAAGAGCTAAATGGTATATCTaatgaaattgtaaaaaaatgcaATGGTTTACCGCTAGCAATTGTTGCCATCGGTGGCCTTTTATCTACAAGAGAGAAAAATGTGTTTGAGTGGAAGAGATTTAGAGAAAATCTAAATTTAGAGTTAAAGAGAAATACACATCTAATTGggataaatgaaattttaagtTTAAGTTATGATGATTTGCCTTACTATCTCAAGTCATGCTTGTTGTATTTTGGAGTATATCCAGAAGATTTTGAAATTAGACCAAAGAGAGTCATTCGACAATGGATAGCTGAAGGATTTGTGAAGGAGGAAAAGGGAAAGACTATGGAAGAAGTGGCAGAGGGATATCTAACAGAGTTGATACATAGAAGCCTGGTTCAAGTATCCTCACTTAGAATTGATGGCAAAGCTAAAGGTTGTCGTGTTCATGATCTAATACGTGATATGATCCTTGAAAAAGATgaggattttaatttttgcaagCATATCAGTGATGATGGACAAAGATCCTTAAGTGGAATAGTTCGGCGCCTATCATTAACAGCCATTGACAATGTTTTCATGGAGTGTATTGATGGATCTCATGTTCGGTCActattttgttttggaaataaaatatccTTTCCCTTTTATAGAGGAATCCCTACGAAGTACAGGTTATTGAAGGTTCTTGATTTTGAAGGTTTTGTTATGATTCCTAAGAATTTGGGAAATTTCATCCACTTGAAGTATTTAAGCTTCAGCCTGTCAGATTTGTTAGTCAAATTCCCAAAATCCATTGTTATGCTCCAGAACCTAGAGTCATTGGTTCTAAAAGATGCATATAATCTTGTGTTGCCAAAAGAGATTAGCAAGCTCAGAAAGCTAAGACATCTTATCGGCCAAACATTGTCCTTGATTGAATTAAAGGATGGAATTGGAGAGATGAATTCCCTACAAACTCTGCGTAATGtttatttggatttggatgatgGAGCAGCAGAGGTAATTAAAGCATTAGGAAAACTGAAGCAGATAAGGGAATTGGGGTTGCTTAATGTTCCTAAGGAATATGGAAGCATTTTATCTTTCTCAATAAATGAAATGCAACACTTGGAAACATTAAACGTTGGATCAAGTGTTGATTTCATtgatttgagtttgatttcaaAGCCATCTATGCTTCGAAAACTTACACTTCATGTGTGGTTAGAGAAATTTCCACAGTGGATGTCAGATCTTCAAAATCTTAGTGTGTTGAAGTTGTTTTACCCTGATTCTACTAAAGATCCATTGCAATCACTAAAAAATTTGCAACACTTATTGATgttgtccttagaccttagtaAGTATGAAGGTTTAGGTTTGCATTTTCATGATGGAGAGTTTCAGAAACTAAAGGAACTGGAAGTTAGAGGTTGCATTGAATTGAAGGAAATTATTATCGACAAAGGATCAATGCCTTCCCTAAAAAAGCTTAAGTTAGTGCAACCCCTCAATCTGAAGAATATACCTACTGGCATTGAACACTTAGAGAAGCTTGAAGATCTCTATATTTGGGGTGTGGAAGTTGAATTTGTGCAGCGCATTCCTACCGAGGATTGGAATTGGATCATGGAGCATGTGGCGCTTGTAAAAATTTATTCCAGAGTCTGGGAAGAAATTCAAAACTCAAGGAGTTAG